The proteins below are encoded in one region of Lactuca sativa cultivar Salinas chromosome 3, Lsat_Salinas_v11, whole genome shotgun sequence:
- the LOC111909095 gene encoding pentatricopeptide repeat-containing protein At2g26790, mitochondrial — MWVPLIRLVFRRNLVKCDYTIRFNSVSSLAKLPFSDSDVSDSGSDENSSFSHKSSSSNSFDHSRIVFYRYRFTKILAHLQLKPKTALFLITHLKECGFKHDVVTYMAVIRFFCYWGMMKRLNCLFLELIDDKIGAFGFEISDLFEELLEEMNVDGWNLFGRAVDALVTAFCEVRKFDEAFNVLLKIQSGFLPSVYTCNFLMKLLVEEGKVDKAMAIYEHLKKKGFCPNAYTYGIVIKGLCRKGCLEEARDVFEDIKETGLENTFTFGSYIDGLCSNGYSTLAFDLLKGSDSPIDVFAYTSVIRGFVKELKLEDAESVFLHMKNLAIVPNVYCYGALIQGYYRKLDIFKALDLYNEMCSKGIKTNCVIVSLIMQCLCHIGMSSEAVNEFMYAMESGVFLDEISFNIAIDALCRLRKMEEAMELLEVMKRRKMKVDVKHYTTLIKGYCLQSDLLNALNIFIEMNQNGLKPDTITFNMLLDGFSKCGLFKETMSLYDDMLAQGLKPTRATNNAIIERLSQCGKVKEAGLFFNNLERKSLNDYVAMMNAYCDTNNAIEAYKLFLTLSNQEKEVFLASKASCCQKLLSCLCEKDETDKALIFFKALLKSENGPSKIMYSKLKSAYCRGGDMKMARWVFDKMIARGIRPDVISYTIMLDGYCRVNCLKEAKDLFNDMINHGIQPDVITYTVLFQGDFKSGRKERVLTRDLTPVQEFAPDVILFRVLMDDYCKSGKLEGAVGLFNEMIERGVRPDTVIYTCLMRGFCSQGFVEEAEMLYGRMVSEGVPPDSSTMALIKMMKSKKM, encoded by the coding sequence ATGTGGGTTCCTCTAATCAGGTTAGTTTTTCGCCGTAATTTGGTCAAATGTGACTATACTATCCGATTTAATTCAGTTTCATCACTTGCCAAGTTACCCTTCTCCGACTCCGACGTGTCGGATTCCGGTTCAGATGAAAATTCTTCATTTTCCCACAAAAGTAGTAGTTCCAATTCATTCGATCATTCTCGCATTGTGTTTTATAGATATAGATTCACCAAAATCTTAGCCCACTTACAATTAAAACCCAAAACTGCATTGTTTTTAATTACCCATTTGAAAGAATGTGGTTTTAAGCATGATGTTGTAACTTACATGGCTGTTATAAGGTTTTTTTGTTACTGGGGTATGATGAAGAGGTTAAACTGTTTGTTTCTGGAGCTTATTGATGATAAAATTGGGgcttttggttttgaaatttcTGATCTGTTTGAAGAATTGTTGGAAGAGATGAATGTGGATGGCTGGAATTTGTTTGGTAGAGCAGTTGATGCTTTAGTCACTGCTTTCTGTGAAGTCAGGAAGTTTGATGAGGCTTTTAATGTGTTGTTAAAGATACAGTCTGGATTTCTCCCATCTGTATATACCTGTAACTTTTTAATGAAACTGTTGGTTGAAGAGGGCAAAGTGGATAAGGCTATGGCAATTTATGAACATTTGAAGAAGAAAGGTTTCTGTCCAAATGCATACACCTATGGGATTGTGATCAAAGGACTTTGCAGAAAGGGTTGTTTAGAAGAAGCTCGAGATGTATTTGAAGATATAAAGGAAACTGGACTTGAGAATACTTTCACTTTTGGTTCCTATATTGATGGACTTTGCTCAAATGGCTACTCAACTTTGGCTTTTGATTTGCTAAAAGGGTCAGATTCACCTATAGATGTTTTTGCTTATACTTCTGTCATTCGTGGTTTTGTAAAAGAGTTAAAGCTAGAAGATGCAGAAAGTGTCTTTCTTCATATGAAAAATCTCGCAATTGTCCCGAATGTGTATTGTTACGGTGCTTTAATCCAAGGGTACTATCGGAAATTGGATATTTTCAAGGCCTTGGATCTTTATAATGAAATGTGTTCAAAGGGTATCAAAACAAATTGTGTAATTGTGAGCTTGATTATGCAATGTTTGTGTCATATAGGGATGTCATCTGAAGCTGTAAACGAATTCATGTACGCAATGGAATCCGGTGTTTTTCTTGATGAAATCTCATTTAATATTGCGATCGATGCTCTATGTAGACTAAGGAAAATGGAAGAAGCTATGGAGCTTCTAGAAGTGATGAAAAGGAGGAAAATGAAAGTAGATGTTAAGCATTACACCACTTTGATTAAAGGGTATTGTCTCCAAAGTGATCTTCTAAATGCTTTAAACATCTTCATTGAGATGAATCAAAATGGGTTGAAACCCGATACCATTACTTTCAACATGCTTCTTGATGGGTTCTCAAAATGTGGCCTTTTCAAGGAGACGATGAGTCTTTATGATGATATGTTAGCACAAGGTTTAAAACCCACAAGGGCTACAAACAATGCTATAATCGAGAGGTTATCCCAATGTGGAAAAGTGAAGGAAGCAGGGTTATTTTTTAataatcttgaaagaaaaagcttgaatgattATGTTGCTATGATGAACGCATACTGTGACACAAACAATGCAATCGAGGCGTACAAACTTTTTCTTACATTATCCAATCAAGAAAAGGAAGTGTTTTTAGCGTCAAAAGCTTCTTGTTGCCAGAAACTTCTTAGTTGTCTATGTGAAAAAGATGAAACCGATAAAGCTTTAATCTTCTTTAAAGCACTATTGAAATCAGAAAATGGTCCTTCTAAAATTATGTATAGCAAACTCAAATCGGCTTATTGTCGTGGTGGAGATATGAAAATGGCAAGGTGGGTTTTTGATAAGATGATTGCAAGAGGAATAAGACCCGATGTTATCTCCTACACGATTATGTTAGATGGATATTGTCGTGTGAATTGTTTAAAAGAAGCCAAAGATCTTTTCAATGACATGATAAATCATGGTATACAACCTGATGTCATAACTTATACGGTTTTGTTTCAAGGGGATTTTAAATCCGGGAGAAAAGAAAGGGTTTTGACACGAGATTTAACCCCAGTCCAAGAGTTTGCTCCTGATGTTATTTTGTTCAGAGTTTTGATGGACGATTATTGTAAATCAGGGAAACTTGAGGGTGCTGTTGGTCTCTTTAATGAAATGATTGAACGAGGTGTTAGACCAGATACTGTAATATACACTTGTCTTATGCGTGGGTTTTGCTCTCAGGGTTTTGTGGAAGAGGCTGAAATGCTTTATGGTAGGATGGTATCTGAGGGGGTCCCACCCGATTCAAGTACCATGGCATTGATAAAGATGATGAAAAGCAAGAAAATGTGA